In the Oscillospiraceae bacterium genome, ATCGCAGCTTTCGGGGGTGGTGTAACCCAGTGTGTGCCGCTGTCCCGGCCACACCGCACCGTTGGTGCCAATGCACCCCACCCGCCGCCCAGCTGCCGTCAGCACCGCTGCCAGCAGGTGGGCGGTGGTCGTCTTGCCCTTGGTGCCCGTGATGCCGATCATCGTCATCCGCCGCGCGGGATACCCATACAGCCGCGATGCCATCAGCGCCAGCACCCGGCGAGCCTTGCCCGGCTCCGCCTGCACCAGCGCCGGGCTGCAGGACCGGGAAAATTCAAAATTGGGAAGTGTGTCCTCAAACACCAGAACCGCCGCCCCGGCCGCCGCGGCCGCGTGGGCAAAGCGTCGGCCGTCGGTGTGCTGCCCCGGCAGGCAGACGAACACGCACCCGGGCGTCACAGAGCGGGAGTCACAGCAAATGGCGTTCACCTCGATGTCGCTGCGGCCCTGCACAAGGGTGCAGTCCAGATCTTCCAGCAGGCGGCAAAGCATCATAGGGCATCCCTCGCTTTCCCTCCATACTATGCACAATTTCGCCGTTGTAACCCTGGGTTGCAGGTTTGCCAAGCCCGCTTGCTGGACTTTTTGCACCCCGCCTGCTACAATGGTTAAAAAAAGGAGGTGGCCGCCATGACACTGGGCCAAAACTTGCAGGCTGCCCGCAAGGCCAAAGGCCTGAGCCAGGAGACCCTGGCCGAACAGATCGGCGTCAGCCGCCAGGCGCTGGGCAAGTGGGAGAAGGACACTGCCCTGCCCGGCCTGGACAACTTGCAGGCCGCCGCCCAGGTGTTGGGCGTGTCGGTGGACACACTGCTGGGTACCGAGGCCGCCGGCCCTGCCCCGGCGGTCACGCTGGACGCCATGCGTGACCTGCTGGCCGCCCGCGATGCCGAGCAGCGCAAGCACCGCCGCTTGTGGGGCCTGCTGGGGGCCGCTGCGGCTGTTGTGGTGGTACTGCTGCTGGTGGTGCAAAACTTTGCGTATCAGCGTAAAATGCAAAGCCTGACCGACAGCTACGCCATGCTGCAATCCCAGTTAAGCAGTACGACCGCCGATTTGAGCACCCGCATGGACGAATTGCAGGATGCCGTGCGGCAAGGCAAATCCACCGTGCTGGAATGGCACTGGGTACCAGTTGATAAATTGCATAGGGACGTGCAAAGCAGCTGGATGCCTGTGCTGGTGCAGGTCACGCCCAGTGAGAGTACCACAGGCATGACCGCACGGCTCTCGGTCACCTACGGCGACACCACCGAGCTGCACAATATGGACGTGCTGGCCGGAGACATCTATCAGGCGCAGCTGGTGTTTACCGTGGGTCAGACCTACGACCTGACCATACAGTGGACGGCCGCCGACGGTGCCGCTGCCAACGAAAAACTGGGTACCGTGGACTTTACTGCCACCCAGACCGAGCCGGAGCTGGCTTGGGGCAGGACAGGCGGCACCCTGGACTACGGCTATTACATCAACCGCAGCGGCAATAAAAAGTACCTGCAATTGAGCTGCTACCCCGTGGAAGTGGAACTGACCGTGCCTAACTGGATGAAAATCGACGATGTAACGCTTGAACTACGCGCGGGCGAGGAAGGCGAACCACTGGTCGCCGCCCAGCTGGCCGCAGACGGCTGGTACAGCTCTGGTGAGGAAACTATGATGCACGCCGTCTGGAACGGTACCTTTTATAAAGACGATGGCCCCAATG is a window encoding:
- a CDS encoding helix-turn-helix domain-containing protein, which gives rise to MTLGQNLQAARKAKGLSQETLAEQIGVSRQALGKWEKDTALPGLDNLQAAAQVLGVSVDTLLGTEAAGPAPAVTLDAMRDLLAARDAEQRKHRRLWGLLGAAAAVVVVLLLVVQNFAYQRKMQSLTDSYAMLQSQLSSTTADLSTRMDELQDAVRQGKSTVLEWHWVPVDKLHRDVQSSWMPVLVQVTPSESTTGMTARLSVTYGDTTELHNMDVLAGDIYQAQLVFTVGQTYDLTIQWTAADGAAANEKLGTVDFTATQTEPELAWGRTGGTLDYGYYINRSGNKKYLQLSCYPVEVELTVPNWMKIDDVTLELRAGEEGEPLVAAQLAADGWYSSGEETMMHAVWNGTFYKDDGPNEWLYADGQPFYRAIVTDATGTTWTFEMPLQEK